Genomic DNA from Telopea speciosissima isolate NSW1024214 ecotype Mountain lineage chromosome 2, Tspe_v1, whole genome shotgun sequence:
ATTCGAAGGTTTGCCAGCCACCTACAAGGGGTTTGCCATGTGTCACAGGATTTAAATTGGTTAACTCTGACCTTAAGTCCCTCTATTGTTTGTCTTCGAAATATCCTGATTCCTCTGGTTTTATCTGGTAAGAATCCAAAAAACTCTGTTTTTATTGCCTacccttttcttttgtattgaTATCTCAGGATTAGAAAATTGTATACCTGATGTTTATGAAATGTCATCGAACATGTTAATCATTTGTCCCAAACGGCTGCTTGATCATGCATAACCTTActggcttgtttcattggggaGCCATCACCTGTGAGATCTACATTTAGGCAATTGTGGAGTTCCAGCAAACTAACGCAGATAAATGGAATTTCCCGAAATATTTTTGTAGTGGAGAAACTTGAGGTACATAGATAACAAATTTGATCTTTATGCACctttttttgggaggtgggattggggggggggaggagttgTATGACTTGTATCTGGTATCTGTACTTGGCAGCTTTTGGCCAACACATCCTCTTCATCTTcatattttgattgatttcatCACAtgcacaaagaaagagaaaaggggggggggggggttcagtAGGGTTCAGTTTGGGGaagtttgttttttgtttttggtaagaagTTTGGGGAAGTAAGTTAAAGAGTAAGTAATTGATTCTTGTATTAGTATCCTCATTGTAGAAGTCTGTGTGATCCGACTTTATTTACAGTTCATGTAATACATAACTATATAGAAATGCCATGAAAAGTTTATTCTTcctgatggtgatggtgttgcCAAATGCTTCTTGATGTTCCATTAAACAATAGGGTTCATCAGATCATCAGATAAATCCCACAAGACACAGTCAGAATTGAAAATGCTGGACCCTTGTCCCACAGTTTTTCCACCTTCTGCCTCCTCTCCTTCCTCATCCTGCCCTCTCTCATGCAATCCCACTTGTTCATGATCACCTCCGCCTCCAGTGCATGTACTCCCGGTACACATACTCTGGCTCCATGGGGATGCTTCCCCGTCATTACCATAAGATGATGGGCCAAATTGGAAGCCAGAAACCACTGCTGGAAATTCATTGCAAGCTCTAGCAAAACCCTCAGATGTCTCTCCTGTTGAGGTTGTGGTCCAGGGCTTGTTAGTGGGTAGTGCATCAGGTTCTTGCATTGCCTTGGAGAGACCTATCTTAATCTTCTGTATGGTGTCATCCTTATCATGGGTAGTACTCCCTGTGACAAAGGTGGTGGTAGCAGAGCTCCCTCCAACAGGTTCAGGGAGTGGGGATACTTCAAACCCAGGTGCAGATGCTTGGTGTTGGTGTTGGAGCTGAAAGTCAATGCGCCTCTTGGTTAGCAGGTGGAGCATCTCATCCTTGAAGCAGCCCAATGCTGCCTCAGCAAGGTGAGCTACCTGTGGTGGGGCGAGGGTGGTGGCTATCTCAGCCACCAGGTGGGAGAAGGGCTTGTGTGTCACAGGGTCAATTCCCATCCCCGACAGCTTCTTCTTCAGCTTGGTATTCCAGTGGTTCTTGACATCATTGTCAGTGCGACCAGGCAGTTGTGCAGCTATTAACGACCACCTGTAAAATTTACTCAAAGTGAGAATTAGAATAAATAGAATGACAAAGGTGGTGGTATTACTAAAGTTTGTTGATAAAGAAGATTTAAGTAATGAGCAACCAACACTCTAAAAGccatatatatacataggaGCTTTATATAATGGTTTTTACCTGTTCCCAACAACAGAGTGAAGCTTGACAATGGCTTGTTCTTCTGCTTCTGAAAACTCGCCATGCTTTAGATCTGGCCGGAGGTAGTTGGTCCACCGGAGGCGACAACTCTTCCCACACCTCTGCAGACCTGTTAGAATtgtaaagtttaaaaaaaaaatgcaaaattcaTCTATGGATGCCAAACTGTTTATAAGTTAGCaaagaaagacagagagagagagagaaccagcaTTCTTGGGAATGAGGCGCCAGTTACGGGTGCCGTGTTGGGCAATGTAGGAAGAAAGCTTGTTGTCTTCTTCAGGTGTCCATTGTCCCCTCTTCACATTGTCCTTCTCACAACAAGGGATCCGACCCATTTCAAAATAATTCCACCTTTCTTCTTGTACTTACAGAGAAACCAAGTTCTCTTCTGGGTCAGAGATGAGATACCAAGACAAGAATATAATACTGCCTcaacaaaagccaaaaaaaaaacagaggaagtTGACGAAAGCTTGGAATCtgtggaaagagagagagagagagagagattctctatagcttcatctttctttttcgttttgatgagatatatttttttcctctttagaAGTATAATTTGGGAAGaagtgtttgttttttgttgctGAGAGtgaatgaagagaagaaatgaaggtATTAATAAAAAGGTTCACGTGGATGCATACTGCATGGGAGTAGACCATCGAAGTCGCATGATTTCATTAAAGAATTCAACGCCGTTGAGCGTGTGAAGCACTTGGCCGGTAGCTCACCCTCAAGATGCCTGGtcaactctttctctctctctctctctctctctctctctcgctttctTGTGTTGACTACTTGGATTGGAGGAACTAGCTAGGAGGGCTTGTGTAGAGGCTGGTTGGGCAGCTTTCTATTTGAGTCATACAAAACCTTTTAGATGATACAACAACTTGTGAAAAATTAAGGTCTTTGCACGTCTGCTGACAGTAAAAATGCACCCTCTcaggaataattatcacctccaattcacgggtacctccaattcctccgattcctctaatagaggggagtggaccccaccttgggcagtgttttcgggcagggggtagggtgatcatttgcgcccccatgtgaggaattggaggggggcagcgaattggaggggattcAGGAGAAAGGATTAAAAATTCTCTTTCTCACGTGTTTTTGTGTTCACAAGAAT
This window encodes:
- the LOC122651512 gene encoding transcription factor MYB80, translated to MGRIPCCEKDNVKRGQWTPEEDNKLSSYIAQHGTRNWRLIPKNAGLQRCGKSCRLRWTNYLRPDLKHGEFSEAEEQAIVKLHSVVGNRWSLIAAQLPGRTDNDVKNHWNTKLKKKLSGMGIDPVTHKPFSHLVAEIATTLAPPQVAHLAEAALGCFKDEMLHLLTKRRIDFQLQHQHQASAPGFEVSPLPEPVGGSSATTTFVTGSTTHDKDDTIQKIKIGLSKAMQEPDALPTNKPWTTTSTGETSEGFARACNEFPAVVSGFQFGPSSYGNDGEASPWSQSMCTGSTCTGGGGDHEQVGLHERGQDEEGEEAEGGKTVGQGSSIFNSDCVLWDLSDDLMNPIV